A region of the Dehalococcoidales bacterium genome:
ATTGGTAGCGGGGGTTGGATTCGAACCAACGACCTTCGGGTTATGAGCCCGACGAGCTTCCACTGCTCCACCCCGCGATGTACTCAAAGTATAACCCCTGCCAGATAGAGTGTCAAGGCCGTGTACTCGTCCCAGCACCCGGGAGCACTGAGTGCGTCATCCCGACTGACCGACACCTGCTTCACCGCAATGGCGCGAAGAATGGTATGGACATTTATCCCCAAAACGTATTATACTCTGGTGGGTGCGGAACTTAAAAACCGCACACAACAAGGAATAACTGTATCGACACCGAAACCCCACCTCAGGGAGAGAGTGTCCCTTAAGGAGAATAATTTGAAGATACTTTTTGTATACCCGCAGTATCCGGATACCTTCTGGAGCTTCAAGCACGCTCTGAAATTCGCGGCCAGGAAAGCGGCCCACCCGCCCCTGGGGCTGTTGACAGTGGCTGCAATGCTGCCGGCGGAATGGGAAAAGAAGCTGGTAGACATGAACGTCACCTCACTCAAGGACAGCGATATCGGCTGGGCTGACTACGTGTTTTTAAGTGCTATGGTTGTTCAGAAGGACTCCGCCAGGGAGACCATCGCCAGATGCAGGGTACTCGGCACCAGGATTGTCGCCGGCGGCCCGCTGTTCACCAGCGAATACGAAGAGTTTGATGAGGTTGACCACCTGGTACTCGATGAGGCCGAAATTACCCTGCCACCGTTCCTTGACGACCTGGAAAAGGGATGCCCACAGCACATCTACACGTCAACGGAGAGGCCTGACCTGAGCTTGACGCCCATCCCGATGTGGTCACTCATTAACATGGACAAGTACTCGTCGATGAATATCCAGTACTCGCGGGGCTGCCCGTTCGACTGCGAGTTCTGCAATATTGTAATACTTAACGGCCACAAACCGCGGACCAAGAGCAAGGAACAGATACTGGCAGAGATGGAGGCCCTGTATAGCCAGGGATGTCGCAGCAGTCTTTTCATCGTCGATGACAACTTCATAGGGAACAAGAAGAAGCTCAAGACAGAAGTCCTCCCGGCAATAATCGAATGGTCCAAAGCGCGGAAGTACCCCTTCCCACTGTTCACTGAAGCCTCGATAAACCTGGCCGATGACGACCAGCTTATGCAGCTAATGGTCGAAGCGGGGTTCAACCGGGTATTCGTTGGTATTGAAACGCCCAATGAAGAGAGCCTGGCGGAATGCAATAAGTACACCAATGCGAACCGTGACCTGGTAGCTTCCGTTAAAAAGATACAGTCCTTCGGGATGGAGGTGCAGGGGGGCTTTATCGTCGGCTTTGACAGCGACCCGCTATCCATCTTCCGCAGCCAGATAAACTTCATCCAGAACAGCGGCATCG
Encoded here:
- a CDS encoding DUF4070 domain-containing protein, giving the protein MKILFVYPQYPDTFWSFKHALKFAARKAAHPPLGLLTVAAMLPAEWEKKLVDMNVTSLKDSDIGWADYVFLSAMVVQKDSARETIARCRVLGTRIVAGGPLFTSEYEEFDEVDHLVLDEAEITLPPFLDDLEKGCPQHIYTSTERPDLSLTPIPMWSLINMDKYSSMNIQYSRGCPFDCEFCNIVILNGHKPRTKSKEQILAEMEALYSQGCRSSLFIVDDNFIGNKKKLKTEVLPAIIEWSKARKYPFPLFTEASINLADDDQLMQLMVEAGFNRVFVGIETPNEESLAECNKYTNANRDLVASVKKIQSFGMEVQGGFIVGFDSDPLSIFRSQINFIQNSGIVTAMVGLLNAPRGTRLYQRLYKENRLLKDSTGDNTDCSINFIPKMPYETLIDGYKHIMSTIYSPKQYYERIRTFLKEYKPYQVKRATNIRLYYVWAFIKLVWVLGVMEKGRRYFWSFFISTLLKRPRLFPMSMLLSVYGIHFRRVMKKLEKIPSLDVQGNLEAAPNLVNGDRT